The Micromonospora krabiensis genome window below encodes:
- the folE gene encoding GTP cyclohydrolase I FolE gives MAASATEPGDDALDYIAARLINGKLTGGPVEDSVDLPRIEKAVREILIAVGEDPDRDGLRQTPARVARAYAELFAGLRVDPAQVLSTTFEANHQELVLVRDIDVMSLCEHHLLPFRGSAHIGYIPGPDGRITGLSKLARLVEVYARRPQVQERLTSQIADLLMSKLAPRGVIVVLECEHMCMAMRGIQKSGAQTITSAVRGTLQNDAKSRAEAMALILPR, from the coding sequence CTGGCCGCCTCCGCGACCGAACCGGGCGACGACGCGCTGGACTACATCGCCGCCCGGCTGATCAACGGCAAGCTCACCGGTGGGCCGGTCGAGGACAGCGTCGACCTGCCCCGGATCGAGAAGGCCGTCCGCGAGATCCTCATCGCCGTCGGCGAAGACCCGGACCGCGACGGCCTCCGCCAGACCCCGGCCCGGGTCGCCCGCGCGTACGCCGAGCTCTTCGCCGGTCTGCGCGTCGACCCGGCCCAGGTGCTCAGCACGACCTTCGAGGCCAACCACCAGGAGCTCGTGCTCGTCCGGGACATCGACGTGATGAGCCTCTGCGAGCACCACCTGCTTCCGTTCCGGGGCAGCGCCCACATCGGCTACATCCCGGGCCCGGACGGCCGGATCACCGGGCTGTCCAAGCTCGCCCGGCTGGTCGAGGTGTACGCCCGCCGGCCCCAGGTGCAGGAGCGGCTCACCTCGCAGATCGCGGACCTGCTCATGAGCAAGCTCGCACCGCGCGGCGTGATCGTCGTGCTGGAGTGCGAGCACATGTGCATGGCGATGCGCGGCATCCAGAAGTCGGGCGCGCAGACGATCACCTCGGCCGTCCGCGGCACCCTGCAGAACGACGCGAAGTCGCGGGCCGAGGCGATGGCCCTGATCCTGCCCCGCTGA
- the ftsH gene encoding ATP-dependent zinc metalloprotease FtsH: protein MERTRFFRRPVVWIILVILGAVVLSQLFTSGPSYHRVDTSVALDQLHTAKIDKVVFQDKEQTLQLDLAQKTKFGDTTTDKIQAQFPFEVGDEVWNEVLEAKAANRVTGPADTKVSSDSIWVSLLVNLLPIVLLVLLLLFFMSQMQGGGSRVLNFGKSKAKMITKDTPKTTFADVAGAEEAVEELHEIKDFLQNPAKYQALGAKIPKGVLLFGPPGTGKTLLARAVAGEAGVPFYSISGSDFVEMFVGVGASRVRDLFEQAKANAPAIVFVDEIDAVGRHRGAGMGGGHDEREQTLNQLLVEMDGFDTKGGVILIAATNRPDILDPALLRPGRFDRQIPVDAPDMEGRKAILRVHAKGKPFTPDVDLDAVARRTPGFSGADLANVINESALLTARKSQRAITNDSLEESIDRVIAGPQRRTRVMSDQEKKITAYHEGGHALVAWALPHAAPVHKVTILSRGRSLGHTLVLPTEDKYTQTRAEMIDTLAYALGGRAAEELVFHEPTTGAGNDIEKATQLARAMITQYGMSSKLGAIKYGTSGDEPFLGRNMGHERDYSDAVAAEIDGEMRALIELAHDEAWEILVEYRDVLDNIVLELMEKETLSTADMARICARVAKRPPMAPYNGFGKRQPSTEPPVLTPAEKEALKAQAQADGAQAGVGGTSSNNSDGTH from the coding sequence ATGGAACGTACGCGTTTCTTCCGCCGACCGGTGGTCTGGATCATCCTGGTCATCCTCGGCGCCGTTGTGCTCAGTCAGTTGTTCACCTCGGGTCCCAGCTACCACCGGGTGGACACTTCCGTTGCGCTTGACCAGCTTCACACCGCCAAGATCGACAAGGTCGTCTTCCAGGACAAGGAGCAGACGCTCCAGCTCGACCTGGCGCAGAAGACCAAGTTCGGCGACACCACGACCGACAAGATCCAGGCCCAGTTCCCGTTCGAGGTGGGCGACGAGGTCTGGAACGAGGTCCTCGAGGCCAAGGCGGCCAACCGGGTCACCGGTCCCGCCGACACCAAGGTGTCGTCCGACAGCATCTGGGTGAGCCTGCTGGTCAACCTGCTCCCCATCGTGCTGCTCGTGCTGCTGCTGCTGTTCTTCATGTCGCAGATGCAGGGCGGCGGCTCCCGGGTGCTCAACTTCGGCAAGTCCAAGGCGAAGATGATCACCAAGGACACGCCGAAGACGACCTTCGCGGACGTCGCGGGTGCCGAGGAGGCGGTGGAGGAGCTCCACGAGATCAAGGACTTCCTTCAGAACCCGGCCAAGTACCAGGCCCTGGGCGCCAAGATCCCGAAGGGCGTGCTGCTCTTCGGCCCGCCCGGAACCGGTAAGACGCTGCTGGCCCGCGCGGTCGCCGGCGAGGCCGGGGTGCCCTTCTACTCCATCTCGGGTTCCGACTTCGTCGAGATGTTCGTCGGTGTCGGCGCCAGCCGGGTCCGCGACCTGTTCGAGCAGGCCAAGGCCAACGCGCCGGCCATCGTCTTCGTCGACGAGATCGACGCCGTCGGTCGGCACCGTGGCGCCGGCATGGGCGGCGGCCACGACGAGCGCGAGCAGACCCTCAACCAGCTGCTCGTCGAGATGGACGGCTTCGACACCAAGGGCGGCGTCATCCTGATCGCCGCCACCAACCGGCCGGACATCCTCGACCCGGCGCTGCTGCGCCCGGGCCGGTTCGACCGGCAGATCCCGGTGGACGCCCCCGACATGGAGGGCCGCAAGGCCATCCTGCGGGTGCACGCCAAGGGCAAGCCGTTCACGCCGGACGTCGACCTCGACGCGGTGGCGCGGCGCACGCCGGGCTTCAGCGGCGCCGACCTGGCCAACGTGATCAACGAGTCCGCGCTGCTCACCGCCCGCAAGAGCCAGCGGGCGATCACCAATGACTCCCTGGAGGAGTCGATCGACCGGGTGATCGCCGGTCCGCAGCGCCGGACCCGGGTGATGAGCGACCAGGAGAAGAAGATCACCGCGTACCACGAGGGTGGGCACGCGCTGGTCGCCTGGGCGCTGCCGCACGCCGCGCCGGTGCACAAGGTGACGATCCTGTCCCGCGGTCGCTCGCTGGGCCACACCCTGGTGCTGCCCACGGAGGACAAGTACACCCAGACCCGGGCCGAGATGATCGACACCCTGGCGTACGCGCTGGGCGGCCGGGCCGCCGAGGAGCTGGTCTTCCACGAGCCGACCACCGGTGCCGGCAACGACATCGAGAAGGCCACGCAGCTGGCCCGCGCCATGATCACGCAGTACGGCATGAGCTCGAAGCTCGGCGCGATCAAGTACGGCACCAGCGGGGACGAGCCGTTCCTCGGCCGCAACATGGGCCACGAGCGGGACTACTCCGACGCGGTGGCCGCCGAGATCGACGGCGAGATGCGGGCCCTGATCGAGCTGGCCCACGACGAGGCCTGGGAGATCCTGGTGGAATACCGGGACGTCCTGGACAACATCGTGCTCGAGCTGATGGAGAAGGAGACCCTCTCCACGGCCGACATGGCCCGGATCTGCGCCCGGGTGGCCAAGCGGCCGCCGATGGCGCCGTACAACGGCTTCGGCAAGCGTCAGCCCTCCACCGAGCCGCCGGTTCTCACCCCGGCGGAGAAGGAGGCGCTCAAGGCGCAGGCCCAGGCCGACGGGGCCCAGGCGGGCGTCGGCGGCACCTCGTCCAACAACTCGGACGGCACGCACTGA
- a CDS encoding M23 family metallopeptidase produces the protein MNGETGRPRRRLRLGALSVALTATLALLCCTGGTAAFFLTELGGDSAEQMTQMSVECTGDFEVNVTGRMPRLSQYGDGQLRNAARIIKVGQDMKVPPRGWVVAVATAMQESGLRNLANRTVAQSGDLPNEGVGADHDSVGLFQQRASWGSVAQRMNPEYAARKFYEKLLTVQEWERLPLTVAAQKVQVSAFPDAYAKHETLAAQIVDALAGGAARTALVAGRQTCDAASGQEIAASGWTAPIAGGVGSGFRTASRPGHNGVDIGAGKGTPIHAAASGRVLVSRCDPDNGGGLSCDVDGYPGKGGCGWFVDILHAGDLITRYCHMVEKPRVSVGQHVDAGEVIGEVGSSGNSSGPHLHFEVHENGDRSSAGAIDPVPFMRTRGAPLRRTG, from the coding sequence ATGAACGGCGAAACGGGTCGGCCTCGTCGGCGCCTCCGGCTCGGCGCCCTGTCCGTCGCGCTCACCGCCACCCTGGCGCTGCTCTGCTGCACCGGGGGCACGGCCGCCTTCTTCCTCACCGAGCTTGGCGGTGACTCGGCCGAGCAGATGACGCAGATGAGCGTCGAGTGCACCGGCGACTTCGAGGTCAACGTGACCGGACGGATGCCCCGACTGAGCCAGTACGGGGACGGCCAACTCCGCAACGCGGCCCGAATCATCAAGGTCGGGCAGGACATGAAGGTCCCGCCCCGCGGTTGGGTCGTCGCCGTGGCAACCGCGATGCAGGAATCCGGGCTGCGCAACCTGGCGAACCGCACCGTCGCCCAGTCGGGGGATCTGCCCAACGAGGGCGTGGGGGCCGACCACGACTCGGTGGGTCTGTTCCAACAGCGTGCCTCCTGGGGAAGCGTCGCCCAGCGGATGAACCCGGAGTACGCCGCCCGGAAGTTCTACGAGAAGCTGCTCACCGTCCAGGAGTGGGAGCGGCTGCCGCTCACCGTCGCCGCGCAGAAGGTACAGGTGAGTGCCTTCCCCGACGCGTACGCGAAGCACGAAACGCTCGCGGCCCAGATCGTCGACGCTCTCGCCGGTGGGGCCGCCCGCACCGCGTTGGTCGCCGGTCGTCAGACGTGTGACGCGGCCTCCGGACAGGAGATCGCGGCCTCCGGCTGGACCGCTCCCATCGCCGGCGGTGTCGGCTCCGGCTTCCGCACCGCCAGCCGTCCGGGGCACAACGGTGTCGACATCGGGGCCGGCAAGGGCACCCCCATCCACGCCGCCGCGTCCGGCCGGGTGCTGGTGTCGCGGTGCGACCCCGACAATGGCGGCGGTCTGAGCTGCGACGTCGACGGCTACCCGGGCAAGGGCGGGTGTGGCTGGTTCGTCGACATCCTCCACGCCGGTGACCTGATCACCCGCTACTGCCACATGGTGGAGAAGCCCCGCGTCAGCGTCGGTCAACACGTCGACGCCGGTGAGGTGATCGGCGAGGTCGGCAGCAGCGGCAACTCCTCCGGCCCGCACCTGCACTTCGAGGTGCACGAGAACGGAGACCGGAGCAGTGCCGGCGCCATCGACCCGGTGCCGTTCATGCGGACGCGCGGGGCGCCGCTGAGGCGTACGGGATGA
- a CDS encoding MFS transporter, producing the protein MARARARITAFLLALGVLAGATVPWPLFGATPAAAAPPVSAQARAELCTTAEWQADFRACVKKLQQVAESEANCWKPPTPTAPDSGLAGWFASRPESSKQPGPKGYYTDYGYAGYGYTTYRVEGGCASSVLHPDYKFSNTVANGEFMVATAIVGASNALRERAWDPSSMWKWADPLVEQATKAVYQKVFSVFGIMTLCVVGLYLLWRSRQSDMSNAMTTAGWALLVMVAVTALAAWPVKSANVADGTLVTTLGVVHDAVGPASKDIPPEKCAVPNPDACVDKRPPAVRASDTATEAMLYRNWLRGALGSADSETAKKYGRALYDAKSLNWDEAESIRNNPATRSVIIKAKQQQWMTVAAQIEREDPEAYEYLQGVRDMDRIGAGFIAVLASVLFAMFDLTASLLVLLGFLIFRWAVIAAPILGTVGLLRPASAGLRRLANAVVAAVFNIAIFGTGAAIYLFAVDLIMSTPTLPGWLQVVLVWLCGVVGWLLLRPYRRITQLGGKDSSEAVSSAGSWHRRFFRDMRVAARLDVAEPGGTAEPTMGRRKIVVAEQPRLRPEARHEDPVHAKPAGTDRQRPDGREGAKEPPEERPESSRPTAPRPRRRQPATWTEPDVPEEKPSFVIYRPGSTERSPDRPTPRIRSEAR; encoded by the coding sequence ATGGCGAGGGCCCGAGCACGGATCACCGCGTTCCTGCTCGCCCTCGGCGTACTGGCCGGGGCCACCGTTCCCTGGCCGCTGTTCGGCGCGACACCGGCCGCGGCAGCACCGCCGGTCAGCGCGCAGGCCCGGGCCGAGCTGTGCACGACCGCCGAATGGCAGGCTGACTTCCGCGCCTGCGTGAAGAAGCTCCAGCAGGTCGCCGAGTCCGAAGCGAACTGCTGGAAGCCGCCGACTCCGACCGCACCGGATTCCGGGCTTGCGGGCTGGTTCGCGTCGCGCCCGGAGTCCTCGAAGCAACCAGGGCCGAAGGGCTACTACACCGACTACGGCTACGCCGGTTACGGCTACACCACCTACCGGGTCGAGGGTGGATGCGCCTCGTCGGTACTGCATCCGGACTACAAGTTCAGCAACACCGTCGCCAACGGCGAGTTCATGGTCGCCACCGCGATCGTCGGCGCCTCGAACGCTCTCCGGGAGCGCGCCTGGGACCCCAGCTCGATGTGGAAGTGGGCTGACCCCCTCGTCGAGCAGGCAACGAAGGCTGTCTACCAGAAGGTGTTCAGCGTTTTCGGCATCATGACGCTTTGCGTTGTCGGTCTCTACCTGTTGTGGCGCTCCCGCCAGTCGGACATGAGCAATGCCATGACCACAGCCGGCTGGGCCCTGCTGGTCATGGTGGCTGTCACCGCGCTGGCGGCGTGGCCGGTCAAGTCCGCCAACGTCGCGGACGGCACACTCGTGACCACTCTCGGGGTGGTACACGATGCCGTCGGTCCAGCCTCGAAGGACATCCCGCCTGAGAAGTGCGCTGTTCCGAACCCGGACGCCTGTGTTGACAAGCGACCGCCCGCAGTCCGCGCGAGCGATACAGCTACCGAAGCGATGCTGTATCGGAACTGGCTGCGGGGTGCGCTCGGCTCTGCGGACAGCGAGACGGCCAAGAAGTATGGTCGCGCGCTCTACGATGCGAAGTCGCTCAACTGGGACGAGGCGGAGTCCATCCGGAACAACCCCGCCACCCGCAGTGTCATCATCAAGGCCAAGCAGCAGCAGTGGATGACGGTGGCCGCGCAGATCGAGCGCGAGGATCCGGAGGCGTACGAGTACCTCCAGGGAGTCCGGGACATGGACCGGATCGGCGCCGGGTTCATCGCGGTGCTCGCGTCGGTGCTCTTCGCGATGTTCGACCTCACCGCGTCGCTGCTGGTGCTGCTCGGCTTCCTGATCTTCCGATGGGCCGTGATCGCGGCGCCGATTCTCGGCACGGTGGGGCTGCTCAGACCGGCGAGTGCCGGCCTGCGGCGTCTGGCGAACGCCGTGGTCGCCGCCGTCTTCAACATCGCCATCTTCGGCACCGGCGCCGCCATCTACCTGTTCGCGGTCGACCTCATCATGAGCACACCGACCCTGCCCGGTTGGCTCCAGGTGGTGCTGGTCTGGCTGTGTGGGGTGGTCGGCTGGCTGCTGCTCCGGCCCTACCGGCGGATCACCCAGCTCGGCGGCAAGGACAGCAGCGAGGCGGTCAGCTCCGCGGGCTCCTGGCATCGTCGCTTCTTCCGTGACATGCGCGTCGCGGCCCGTCTCGACGTGGCCGAGCCGGGCGGGACCGCCGAGCCGACCATGGGCCGCCGGAAAATCGTCGTGGCGGAGCAGCCCCGCCTGCGGCCCGAGGCGCGGCATGAGGACCCGGTGCATGCGAAGCCCGCTGGCACGGACCGCCAGCGGCCGGACGGTCGGGAAGGCGCCAAGGAGCCGCCGGAGGAGCGTCCGGAATCGTCCCGCCCCACCGCTCCCCGACCGCGCCGCCGCCAGCCCGCAACCTGGACGGAGCCGGACGTGCCGGAGGAGAAGCCGTCCTTCGTCATCTACCGGCCGGGCTCGACCGAGCGGAGCCCCGATCGACCAACGCCGCGGATCCGCTCCGAGGCGCGGTGA
- a CDS encoding FtsK/SpoIIIE domain-containing protein, with product MDAVAGPKGRTNRAAALHRRAAATATAAAGILDETRPAPADQRRQYELADRLRSVAALVAPGWSGAPLETLTADTAPGEGPPPFVRVGTAGPLDDARFPALVPLVGTGHLGIDADARDPRVGDLLRAVLLRSLGAAPAGTLLVRAVDAGGTTFAPFAVLADAGLLPPPATDVPGLRAVLTEAEQWVAPGASGRRRHDRTLLLVIAALPESTGPTDLARIEALAEQGPSAGLHLVVAGWAGTGQHGGGTGTGPHAGRSPLPRATTLSMRNAYALLGDPPGASFCGPGADPGGLNSPVFVEADPPAELIDTVCRRLAAQIEAGSRLALADLLPATGGERWSGDSTDGLTTTVGDAGGRPVSLGFTELTPHWLVSGRSDAARSAFLTTALLGLTARYGPDELALYLVDLAEGESFVEFLQTERDRSWIPQVRAAAMTADREYVRDLFDQLTAEVRRREDAGRRAGGQRFAELRQHCGLPRIVCVVDNLPLVFAERDRLAGDIAARLDGLARAGRAYGVHLVLAGAGEMGLAGRSEAGHRDSLLGQFPVRVALPGGGAVLEPTNDSAAGLPVGSAVVNTAGGLGGPRGAVRGHERLVRHPDPHDEPEAVERLRHELWSARPEGSSPPVVFAGWARPLLRNDPRYRAAVAGQALAPAALLGRAVDVARSTVVVPLGPAAGRNLAVLGPGPEAARLLATAARSTAAHHPAGAARFVVSAPDPAYGALAEELTAELGARHPATMVDLGDLLDAADDDEPTYVVAFGLDRAGAEELPTERLRALLHEGPSAGRHLLGWWRVVPPFAALLGPEDAVDKLAAVAAVDVPGAQLAAVFHRPVEWRPRPARVVLWDGPDEQGVVLVPFAEEGTTA from the coding sequence GTGGACGCGGTGGCCGGTCCGAAGGGACGTACGAACCGGGCCGCCGCTCTGCACCGTCGTGCCGCGGCCACCGCGACGGCCGCCGCCGGCATTCTGGACGAGACCCGACCGGCCCCGGCGGACCAGCGTCGGCAGTACGAGTTGGCCGACCGGCTGCGGTCGGTGGCGGCGCTGGTGGCACCGGGTTGGTCGGGTGCTCCTCTGGAGACGCTCACCGCCGACACCGCTCCCGGTGAGGGGCCACCGCCGTTCGTCCGGGTCGGCACGGCGGGTCCGCTGGACGACGCCCGCTTCCCGGCCCTGGTGCCCCTGGTCGGCACCGGTCACCTCGGCATCGACGCGGACGCCCGCGACCCGCGGGTGGGCGATCTGCTGCGGGCTGTGCTGCTCCGATCGCTGGGGGCGGCGCCGGCGGGCACGTTGCTGGTCCGGGCGGTCGACGCCGGCGGCACGACGTTCGCCCCGTTCGCCGTGCTGGCCGACGCGGGTCTGCTGCCACCGCCCGCGACGGACGTTCCCGGCCTGCGTGCCGTGCTGACGGAGGCGGAGCAGTGGGTGGCGCCGGGCGCGTCGGGTCGTCGCCGGCACGACCGGACGTTGCTGCTGGTGATCGCCGCCCTGCCCGAGTCGACGGGTCCGACCGACCTGGCGCGGATCGAGGCGCTGGCTGAGCAGGGGCCGTCGGCCGGGCTGCACCTGGTGGTCGCCGGTTGGGCGGGCACCGGTCAACACGGCGGCGGGACGGGCACCGGGCCGCACGCCGGTCGGTCGCCGCTGCCGCGGGCTACGACGCTGTCGATGCGCAACGCGTACGCGCTGCTGGGCGACCCGCCGGGCGCCTCGTTCTGTGGTCCCGGCGCGGACCCGGGCGGGCTGAACTCGCCGGTGTTCGTCGAGGCGGACCCGCCGGCCGAGCTGATCGACACGGTGTGCCGGCGGCTCGCCGCGCAGATCGAGGCGGGGTCCCGGCTGGCCCTGGCCGACCTGCTGCCGGCGACGGGTGGCGAACGCTGGTCGGGTGACTCGACGGACGGGTTGACCACGACGGTCGGCGACGCCGGCGGGCGGCCGGTGTCGCTCGGGTTCACCGAGCTGACGCCGCACTGGCTGGTCAGCGGCCGGTCGGACGCGGCGCGATCGGCCTTCCTCACCACCGCGCTGCTCGGCCTGACCGCCCGGTACGGGCCGGACGAGTTGGCGCTGTACCTGGTGGACCTGGCGGAGGGCGAGTCCTTCGTGGAGTTCCTCCAGACGGAGCGGGACCGTTCGTGGATCCCGCAGGTGCGGGCCGCCGCGATGACCGCCGACCGGGAGTATGTGCGGGACCTGTTCGACCAGCTGACGGCGGAGGTACGCCGCCGGGAGGACGCCGGCCGGCGGGCGGGTGGGCAGCGCTTCGCCGAGCTGCGTCAGCACTGCGGCCTCCCCCGGATCGTGTGCGTGGTCGACAACCTGCCGCTGGTCTTCGCCGAGCGGGACCGGCTGGCCGGCGACATCGCCGCACGCCTGGACGGGCTGGCCCGGGCGGGCCGGGCGTACGGCGTACATCTGGTGCTGGCCGGCGCCGGCGAGATGGGGCTGGCGGGGCGTTCGGAGGCCGGGCACCGGGACTCGCTGCTCGGCCAGTTCCCGGTCCGGGTGGCGCTGCCCGGCGGCGGCGCGGTGCTGGAGCCGACGAACGATTCGGCCGCCGGCCTGCCGGTCGGCAGCGCGGTGGTGAACACCGCCGGCGGCCTGGGTGGGCCGCGTGGGGCGGTCCGGGGTCACGAGCGGCTGGTCCGCCACCCGGACCCGCACGACGAGCCGGAGGCGGTGGAGCGGCTGCGGCACGAGCTGTGGTCGGCGCGGCCGGAGGGCTCCTCGCCGCCGGTGGTTTTCGCCGGCTGGGCCCGGCCGCTGCTGCGCAACGACCCGCGCTACCGGGCCGCGGTCGCCGGACAGGCACTCGCGCCGGCCGCCCTGCTGGGGCGGGCGGTGGATGTGGCCCGGTCGACGGTGGTCGTCCCGTTGGGGCCGGCGGCGGGCCGCAACCTGGCGGTCCTGGGTCCCGGCCCGGAGGCGGCGCGACTGCTGGCGACGGCGGCGCGGAGCACCGCCGCGCACCATCCGGCGGGCGCGGCCCGGTTCGTGGTCAGCGCGCCGGACCCCGCGTACGGTGCGCTGGCCGAGGAGTTGACCGCGGAGCTGGGCGCGCGGCACCCGGCGACGATGGTCGACCTCGGCGATCTGCTGGACGCCGCCGACGACGACGAGCCGACCTACGTGGTGGCGTTCGGGCTGGACCGGGCCGGCGCGGAGGAGCTGCCGACCGAGCGGCTGCGGGCGCTGCTGCACGAGGGACCGTCGGCCGGCCGGCACCTGCTCGGCTGGTGGCGGGTGGTGCCGCCGTTCGCGGCGCTGCTGGGCCCGGAGGACGCGGTGGACAAGCTCGCCGCCGTCGCCGCCGTGGATGTGCCGGGCGCCCAACTCGCCGCCGTCTTCCACCGTCCCGTCGAGTGGCGGCCCCGCCCGGCTCGGGTGGTGCTGTGGGACGGACCGGACGAGCAGGGCGTCGTCCTGGTGCCGTTCGCGGAGGAGGGGACGACGGCGTGA
- the hpt gene encoding hypoxanthine phosphoribosyltransferase, translating into MADGSWYDADIDHVIISEAQIREKTAELAKQVSADYAHVEDGLLLVCVLKGAVMFMADFARALGRSGPPAELEFMAVSSYGQGTSSSGVVRILKDLDRDIAGRHVVVVEDIVDSGLTLSWLLRYLESRSAASVEVVALFRKPDAIKVQVPVKYVGFDIPTEFVVGYGLDFAERYRELPYVGVLKPDVYARS; encoded by the coding sequence ATGGCTGACGGCTCCTGGTACGACGCCGACATCGACCACGTGATCATCTCCGAGGCGCAGATCCGCGAGAAGACGGCCGAGCTGGCCAAGCAGGTCTCGGCGGACTACGCCCACGTCGAGGACGGGCTCCTCCTGGTGTGCGTCCTCAAGGGTGCGGTCATGTTCATGGCCGACTTCGCCCGGGCGCTCGGTCGCAGCGGGCCCCCCGCCGAGTTGGAGTTCATGGCGGTCTCCTCGTACGGCCAGGGCACCAGCTCCTCCGGCGTGGTCCGCATCCTCAAGGACCTGGACCGGGACATCGCCGGCCGGCACGTGGTCGTGGTCGAGGACATCGTCGACTCCGGCCTCACCCTCTCCTGGCTGCTGCGGTACCTGGAGTCGCGCTCCGCGGCGAGCGTCGAGGTGGTCGCGCTGTTCCGCAAGCCGGACGCGATCAAGGTCCAGGTCCCGGTGAAGTACGTCGGCTTCGACATCCCGACCGAGTTCGTCGTCGGCTACGGGCTGGACTTCGCGGAGCGTTACCGGGAGCTGCCCTACGTCGGGGTGCTCAAGCCGGACGTCTACGCCCGCTCCTGA